In a genomic window of Apium graveolens strain L.+W99A mitochondrion, complete genome:
- the orf182a gene encoding hypothetical protein — MDPHTASRLASFNKFLVVQRHDFFHGVIQPDYVHFLQRELDVTTEISQQLFPVKLSWLLNREYQKWYVDYAKPMDISTPHHDWYVENFGSFVPSPLEPLYWYCDRPSYVILIIMIALLSIGILWRNNNNRKKSRGSRFLCCLFYFDLVGRVRAFLAGRAHPILKSFPKPLPVQLLKDRDKAF, encoded by the coding sequence ATGGACCCTCATACTGCGTCTAGATTGGCGAGCTTTAATAAATTCTTGGTTGTGCAGCGTCATGATTTCTTTCATGGCGTCATACAACCAGACTACGTACATTTCCTCCAACGAGAGTTGGACGTGACTACCGAAATTTCTCAACAATTATTCCCGGTTAAGCTCAGCTGGCTGCTGAATCGTGAATACCAGAAGTGGTATGTGGATTACGCGAAACCTATGGATATAAGCACACCGCACCATGACTGGTATGTTGAAAATTTCGGGAGTTTCGTTCCATCCCCACTCGAGCCCCTCTATTGGTATTGTGACCGCCCCTCTTATGTTATTCTGATTATTATGATAGCGCTTCTATCTATCGGAATATTATGGCGTAACAATAACAATAGAAAGAAGTCTCGCGGGAGTCGCTTTCTTTGCTGTCTTTTTTATTTTGACTTGGTTGGCAGGGTCAGGGCCTTTCTCGCTGGGCGAGCGCATCCGATTCTAAAGTCCTTTCCTAAACCACTTCCCGTTCAGTTGCTGAAAGATAGAGATAAGGCTTTCTAA
- the orf192a gene encoding hypothetical protein, whose product MRLISTNMQARKMLFAAIPSICASSSKKISIYNEEMIVARCFIGFIIFSRKSLGKTFKVTLDGRIQAIQEESQQFPNPNEVVPPESNEQQRLLRISLRICGTVVESLPMARCAPKCEKTVQALLCRNLNVKSATLPNATSSRRIRLQDDLVTGFHFSVSERFVPGSTLKASIVELIREGLVVLRMVRVGGFS is encoded by the coding sequence ATGAGATTGATTTCCACGAATATGCAGGCTAGAAAGATGCTATTTGCTGCTATTCCATCTATTTGTGCATCAAGTTCGAAGAAGATCTCAATCTATAATGAAGAAATGATAGTAGCTCGTTGTTTTATAGGCTTTATCATATTCAGTCGGAAGAGTTTAGGTAAGACTTTCAAAGTGACTCTCGACGGGAGAATCCAGGCTATTCAGGAAGAATCGCAGCAATTCCCCAATCCTAACGAAGTAGTTCCTCCGGAATCCAATGAACAACAACGATTACTTAGGATCAGCTTGCGAATTTGTGGCACCGTAGTAGAATCATTACCAATGGCACGCTGTGCGCCTAAGTGCGAAAAGACAGTGCAAGCTTTGTTATGCCGAAACCTAAATGTTAAGTCAGCAACACTTCCAAATGCCACTTCTTCCCGTCGCATCCGTCTTCAGGACGATCTAGTCACAGGTTTTCACTTCTCAGTGAGTGAAAGATTTGTCCCCGGGTCTACGTTGAAAGCTTCTATAGTAGAACTCATTCGAGAGGGCTTGGTGGTCTTAAGAATGGTTCGGGTGGGGGGTTTCTCTTAA